The window TCTGATCTCCGACAAGACGACCGGACTGCAGCAGAGCTACTATGTGCTGGAGCGGGAGGTGTAGGATGCGCAATACCCGATACCTCTCTAACTTCACCCTGAAGGCCATGTCTGTCGGTTCCGGCGACTACGTCTCTCGCGACCATGATGAGTTGGCGCATATTGAAATGCTCAAGAAGAAGCATGGGCTGGAAACGGTTTATCGCTTTGATATCGGCAAAAACACGGACGGATTCTCCCCGCGTGTTCGTCGGGAGCTGGACAAGCCTGATTTCCAGAACGGCGTACTTAATCTGACCGATGACTATCCCGACAACCATTATGTGCAGCTGCGCGGTCAGTTGTCGCGCCGCTACAAGCTGCCGCCCGAATGGTTCGCCATCAGCGCCGGGCTGGAGTCCATGATCGATCACATCGCCCGTTCGGTGTTCAATCCCGGCGACACCTACCTCTTGCCGGTGCCGAATTTTTCAGTGTTCGAGGATATGTCGAAGCGCACTATGGCCCATCCGGTGGAGGTGCCTCTCGGGGATGACCTGCAGTGGACCGGGGAAACCGTGCATCGGTTGATCCGCGAGATGAAGCAGGTGCAGCCCCGCCTGGTGTGGATCAGTAATCCGGTCAATCCTACCGGGCAGCTTATTCCCAAGGAGCTGATCGAGCGGGTGGTGCGTGCCGCGGGACTCTTCGGTGTGCTTGTGGTGGTGGACGAGGCCTATGGCGAATACACGGATCACGACAAGGTCTTTGTTTCGGCCGCTTCCATGTTGAAGGGAAACCCGCAACTGGTGGTGCTGCGGACCTTCTCCAAGATGTTCGGCCTGCCGAGCGCGCGGGTGGGCTACATGATGTCGTCCCAGCGCGAACTGGTGGACGCGGTGAACATGTACCGCCCCATGTTCCCGTTCTCATGGTTTTCCCTGCATCTGGCTCAGGTCGCCATCGGCGATGAAGCCCATGTGCGCATGTCCCGCCGCCGGGTGGCGCGCCGCCGTCGCGCCTTCTTCGATGCCGTGTCTGATCTCGCCGATTTCCAGTTCCTGCCCACGCAGGTGAACACCGTTATGTTCCGTCACACCGGGCTGCGAGCGCATGAACTGACGGACCTGCTTGAGGAGAAGGGCATCTTGACGGCCAATCTGAATGGCGTGGCTGGTATCCGAAACCGCGGCTTTCTGCGCATGACCTTGCGCAGCCACAAGGATAACGAAGTGTTTGTCAGCGCCTGCCGCGAGGTGCAACGGAGGGTTTGCCAGTAGGGTTCAAGATGCGTAATGTGCGGGCCATGACAAGCGATTGCATCCTCTGCGGAAAATGTCTTGAAGTGTGCCCGCTCATTAACGCGACCCAGCGTGAGGAGTTGGGGCCGCGCGCCAAGGCCGAGCTCTACGCCATGTTGAGCGAGGACGAGTCGTTGCTGGTGGCCGAAGACGCGGCCCGACTTGCGAGCCTCTGCCTTGGGTGTCACCGCTGCAAAAAGGTCTGCTCCAAGGGCGTGGACGTCCCCGGCTTGGTGGCGGCGCTGCGCGGTGCGCATCCGAATTTCAAGTCCTGGCTGTGGAAGACATGGCTCACCAACGCCAAGTCCCTGTGGGGCAAAAGCGCCACAGCAGCCAAGCTCATTCCCGAAGAATTTCGTCCGGACAAGTTCGGCCCCTTCCTCAAAATGCTGGCAGGCCTCAAGGGTGGCCCCGGCCTGACGCCATTCCTGCAACCCGACTCATTCCCCGATACCTACCGCGGAGAAAAGATGCTCCTGTTCGCAGGCTGCACTGCCAATTACGTGCAGGGCCGTTGGCTTATGACCGCACTTCGCCTGCTGGATGGCCTCGGAGTAGAAGTCCTGCCCGGCGATTTCCAATGCTGCGGAGGCGGGCTCAAAGGGGCGGGCTTTGCCGAAGAGGCGGGCGTAATGGCGAAGCACAACGTGGATGTCTGGCGTAAGGCAGGCAAACCGAAAGTGGTGACGTTCTGTGCGTCGTGTCGTTCTTCGCTGACCGGGTATGATCAGTTCCGCGATGAAGCAGAGAGGGGCGATTGGGCGGAATCGCTGGTCCCCCTGTCTTCCTTGTTGCAGGATGTTGTTGTTTCGGCATCCAATGATGCACCGGAAAGTTTGGGCTATCATCGCCCATGTCATGTGGATGCGATGGATTCGGATTACACTTTTCTCAAGGCTGCCCTCGATGATCGGCTGACCGTGGATACCCGTAAGGAATGTTGCGGCTTTGGCGGCCTCATGAAGCTCGGCGCGCCCGAGCTGTCCACCAAAGTCAATACCGTGTGCTGGGACCGTCTTGCCGGAGCCGAGATCGTGGTCACTGGTTGTTCGGCCTGCGCCACGCAACTTGCAGCAACTGCGCCGGAGAACGTGTCGGTGGGGCATTGGCTGGAATTGTTACAATAACGCCTTGTTGCACTCACTTTGCCACGGCCCGGTTTCATGCTATGCCCTAGCGCGTTGATCGTAACCGAGTCAGGAGATTCATGCAGACCAGATTGACATCCATGGATACAGCGCAGCGGACCATCGCGCTGCTCAAGGAACGAAAAGACGTTGTTTTTGCGTATTTCGGCCTGCTGTTGCTGGCTTTTGAGCTGGCCAATCTGGTGCGTGGACTGTTCCCGGGGGTGTATGTTTTCGATCCGTTTGACATGGGATGGCTGCTGATTCCCGAGTCGCTGGTGTTCGGACCCTTGCTGGCGCTGTTGCATCATCGAATTCTTGGCGTTGACGCGGACTTCGCGTGGTCCAGAGAGAACCTCATCGTCAAGCTGCTCAAAGCCGCGGCCTACTATTACGTCCTGCTCATTGTTTTTACGCTGGGA of the Pseudodesulfovibrio sp. zrk46 genome contains:
- a CDS encoding histidinol-phosphate transaminase is translated as MRNTRYLSNFTLKAMSVGSGDYVSRDHDELAHIEMLKKKHGLETVYRFDIGKNTDGFSPRVRRELDKPDFQNGVLNLTDDYPDNHYVQLRGQLSRRYKLPPEWFAISAGLESMIDHIARSVFNPGDTYLLPVPNFSVFEDMSKRTMAHPVEVPLGDDLQWTGETVHRLIREMKQVQPRLVWISNPVNPTGQLIPKELIERVVRAAGLFGVLVVVDEAYGEYTDHDKVFVSAASMLKGNPQLVVLRTFSKMFGLPSARVGYMMSSQRELVDAVNMYRPMFPFSWFSLHLAQVAIGDEAHVRMSRRRVARRRRAFFDAVSDLADFQFLPTQVNTVMFRHTGLRAHELTDLLEEKGILTANLNGVAGIRNRGFLRMTLRSHKDNEVFVSACREVQRRVCQ
- a CDS encoding (Fe-S)-binding protein, producing MRNVRAMTSDCILCGKCLEVCPLINATQREELGPRAKAELYAMLSEDESLLVAEDAARLASLCLGCHRCKKVCSKGVDVPGLVAALRGAHPNFKSWLWKTWLTNAKSLWGKSATAAKLIPEEFRPDKFGPFLKMLAGLKGGPGLTPFLQPDSFPDTYRGEKMLLFAGCTANYVQGRWLMTALRLLDGLGVEVLPGDFQCCGGGLKGAGFAEEAGVMAKHNVDVWRKAGKPKVVTFCASCRSSLTGYDQFRDEAERGDWAESLVPLSSLLQDVVVSASNDAPESLGYHRPCHVDAMDSDYTFLKAALDDRLTVDTRKECCGFGGLMKLGAPELSTKVNTVCWDRLAGAEIVVTGCSACATQLAATAPENVSVGHWLELLQ